The Pontibacter pudoricolor genome contains a region encoding:
- a CDS encoding AAA family ATPase produces MKILSVRFQNLNSLKGEHEIRFDQSPLVDAGLFAITGPTGAGKTTILDAITVGLYGMAHRHNNDKPLDLMTRHTSESTSEVEFEANGKRYRSKWQIRRSRGKLDGKIQAVHMELCDLEDDKPFDLKPSQVPEKVAEISGLDYSQFLRSVMLSQGDFARFLKANPNERSSLLEKITDTGIYSDISKFAYEKAKTERAKRDELEAKLKDSKLLPEEQRLGYEATITELTETETLLTTETRELQEKTNWLKQLQQLRERAEKYKTELQVQESKLASLQPDFIKLQQHEQANQFVGELTQIKAANGRLTEVQEQLVLLEKQIPVLEAELEQAGHIALEATKAHQQQLEVLQKLDPLLVQVQQLDHQLETIREQFKTDREAYVQFDNALQQEKVTLAQKDTELGTLKQNATALKKWLQENAKLKDMREHLHEFRQTIKDLTDTERTIASLQQEQQTINQQLKTEVEQLETINAGQQEQLKKQTKLDAQKQEKLAQLQIILAAKSMDELEKLAQEQPLLLARFERLVELSNNYSLQQQKTVQLTGQLNQLEQTIVTKKEELSSTETNYKAVTERLQDLQKLVSLQQRIQELEQHRHSLQPEQPCPLCGSEEHPFVEGNYTSTLSEEEQRRDTQQALVKELDAAKNVLQLQLNTLQNQHDSATKAKTETDAELARLLQNYKLQGEGVTIAITETEALQQQLQLQNEALGNLTQTLTIARSLSRETETINQQLQQLREAQLQAQAQISKLQNSEEMLRRQLGRFTSQLQDLQEQQQVFTETAQSFAASYSLKFTSENRFELLKQLEAQTNTYQQQHDAYEAMRDPFLKLQEQVSNLTEKVAEKEQALQDKKAVLERVHIQLTELKEKRNQLFGDKKPEQERQFANAALANLARQAENARAAQQKKQHELQEQRQRQNEYTTTHNHKKSELDALRDGLLHVLREKGIETIEALSQMLLDRDEADRLANQKALVEKQLTEIRKSLSNVQQDLTQSEAQNLTSETIEQLQQQLALKTEAQRNLIAQKARLEQLLEQDKQQREKNLELASQLQIQQQECNRWSQLADLIGSADGNKFSRFAQGLTLAKLVELANRHLQKLNDRYRIQKSEGEDLELAIVDTYQAEAVRPMNTLSGGESFLVSLALALGLSDLAGRRTQINSLFIDEGFGTLDADTLDSAISTLENLQASGKMIGIISHVEALKERISTQVKIQKLAGGVSKVEVVGW; encoded by the coding sequence ATGAAGATCCTCTCCGTCCGTTTCCAGAACCTGAACTCGCTGAAAGGTGAGCACGAGATCCGTTTCGACCAAAGCCCTTTGGTGGATGCCGGGTTGTTTGCGATCACCGGACCAACAGGTGCCGGAAAAACCACTATTCTGGATGCGATAACGGTGGGGCTTTACGGCATGGCGCACCGCCATAACAACGACAAACCCCTCGACCTGATGACGCGCCATACATCGGAAAGCACATCGGAAGTGGAGTTTGAAGCGAACGGAAAACGGTACCGCAGCAAATGGCAGATCCGCAGAAGCCGGGGCAAACTGGATGGCAAGATACAGGCCGTACACATGGAGCTTTGCGACCTGGAAGATGATAAGCCTTTTGATCTGAAACCAAGCCAGGTGCCTGAGAAAGTGGCCGAGATCTCGGGTTTAGACTATAGCCAGTTTTTGCGTTCGGTGATGTTGTCGCAGGGCGATTTTGCCCGTTTCCTGAAAGCGAACCCGAATGAACGTAGCAGCCTTTTAGAGAAGATCACAGACACGGGCATATACTCTGACATCTCGAAATTTGCTTACGAAAAAGCGAAGACCGAACGGGCTAAAAGAGATGAATTAGAAGCGAAACTAAAAGACAGCAAACTGCTGCCCGAAGAACAGCGCCTGGGCTACGAAGCAACTATAACCGAACTAACCGAAACCGAAACTTTACTTACCACCGAAACCAGGGAACTGCAGGAGAAAACCAACTGGCTGAAACAACTGCAGCAGCTGCGCGAACGTGCCGAAAAGTATAAGACTGAACTGCAGGTACAGGAAAGCAAACTGGCCAGCCTTCAGCCTGACTTCATTAAACTACAGCAACACGAACAGGCAAATCAGTTTGTAGGCGAGCTTACGCAGATAAAAGCAGCAAACGGCAGGTTAACCGAAGTGCAGGAGCAACTGGTGTTACTCGAAAAGCAAATACCGGTGCTGGAGGCTGAACTGGAACAGGCCGGCCACATTGCTTTGGAAGCAACCAAAGCACATCAGCAGCAACTTGAAGTTTTACAGAAGTTGGATCCGCTTTTAGTGCAGGTACAGCAACTGGATCATCAGCTGGAAACGATAAGAGAGCAGTTTAAAACGGACAGGGAAGCGTATGTGCAGTTTGATAATGCGCTGCAACAGGAGAAAGTCACACTTGCACAAAAGGATACGGAGCTGGGTACTCTGAAGCAAAACGCTACTGCATTAAAAAAATGGCTGCAGGAAAACGCGAAGCTGAAAGACATGCGCGAGCACCTGCACGAGTTCCGCCAGACTATAAAAGACCTGACCGACACCGAACGAACTATAGCCAGCCTGCAACAGGAGCAGCAGACTATAAACCAGCAACTAAAAACGGAAGTCGAACAACTGGAAACTATAAATGCAGGCCAGCAGGAACAGCTGAAAAAGCAAACTAAGCTGGATGCGCAGAAGCAGGAAAAACTGGCCCAGTTACAAATTATACTTGCTGCCAAAAGTATGGATGAGCTTGAAAAACTGGCCCAGGAACAACCGTTGCTTCTGGCCCGTTTCGAACGCCTGGTTGAGTTATCAAACAACTATAGTTTGCAACAGCAAAAAACTGTTCAGTTGACCGGCCAATTAAATCAGCTGGAACAAACTATAGTTACTAAAAAAGAAGAGCTTTCATCTACAGAAACTAACTATAAAGCAGTTACCGAACGCCTGCAGGACCTGCAGAAACTGGTAAGTCTGCAACAGCGCATTCAGGAGCTGGAGCAACACCGCCATAGTTTGCAACCGGAGCAACCTTGTCCGCTTTGTGGCTCCGAAGAGCACCCGTTCGTGGAAGGCAACTATACAAGCACGTTGTCGGAGGAGGAACAACGCCGCGATACGCAACAGGCTTTAGTTAAAGAGCTTGACGCAGCTAAAAACGTCTTGCAACTGCAACTGAACACGCTACAGAATCAGCACGACAGCGCTACAAAAGCCAAAACTGAAACGGATGCTGAACTCGCCCGTCTGCTGCAAAACTATAAGTTGCAAGGCGAAGGCGTAACGATAGCGATCACTGAAACCGAAGCGCTCCAGCAGCAACTACAACTACAGAACGAAGCACTGGGCAACCTGACTCAGACGCTAACTATAGCCCGTTCCCTGAGTCGCGAAACGGAAACTATAAACCAGCAATTACAGCAGCTCCGCGAAGCACAATTACAGGCACAGGCCCAGATCAGTAAACTTCAAAACTCCGAAGAAATGCTTCGCCGGCAGCTGGGTCGGTTTACTTCGCAACTACAGGATTTACAGGAGCAGCAGCAGGTTTTCACGGAAACGGCACAATCGTTTGCAGCCAGCTATAGTTTAAAATTTACATCGGAAAACCGGTTCGAATTACTGAAGCAACTGGAGGCTCAAACCAATACGTACCAGCAGCAGCACGATGCCTACGAGGCCATGCGCGATCCGTTCCTGAAACTACAGGAGCAGGTAAGCAATCTGACAGAGAAAGTAGCCGAAAAAGAGCAGGCGCTGCAAGATAAAAAAGCAGTATTGGAACGTGTGCACATCCAGCTAACCGAGCTTAAGGAAAAACGAAACCAGCTTTTCGGGGATAAAAAACCGGAACAGGAACGCCAGTTCGCAAACGCTGCGCTTGCCAACCTCGCCAGACAAGCTGAAAACGCGCGGGCAGCCCAGCAGAAAAAGCAACACGAATTACAGGAGCAACGCCAGCGCCAGAACGAGTATACCACGACACACAACCATAAAAAATCAGAGCTGGATGCTTTGCGTGACGGATTATTACATGTGCTTCGTGAGAAGGGAATAGAAACGATAGAAGCCCTCAGCCAGATGTTGCTCGACCGCGACGAAGCCGACCGCCTTGCGAACCAGAAAGCTTTAGTTGAAAAACAACTTACTGAAATCCGTAAGTCGCTGAGCAATGTACAGCAGGACCTGACACAATCCGAAGCCCAAAACCTGACCTCCGAAACGATAGAGCAACTGCAGCAGCAACTAGCCCTTAAAACCGAAGCGCAACGCAACCTAATTGCCCAAAAAGCACGCCTGGAGCAGTTACTGGAGCAGGATAAACAGCAGCGCGAAAAGAACCTGGAACTGGCCAGCCAACTACAGATTCAGCAACAGGAATGCAACCGCTGGAGCCAGCTTGCCGACCTGATCGGGTCTGCAGACGGCAACAAGTTCAGTCGCTTTGCACAGGGCCTTACCTTGGCAAAATTAGTGGAACTGGCTAACCGTCACCTGCAAAAACTCAACGACCGCTACCGCATCCAAAAATCGGAAGGCGAAGATCTGGAATTAGCTATTGTTGACACCTACCAGGCCGAAGCTGTGCGCCCGATGAACACACTTTCCGGTGGCGAAAGCTTCCTGGTTAGTTTAGCGCTAGCCCTGGGCTTATCAGATCTGGCCGGCCGTCGCACTCAGATCAATTCGTTGTTCATAGACGAAGGCTTCGGCACACTGGACGCTGACACCCTGGATTCTGCCATTTCTACGTTGGAGAACCTGCAGGCCAGCGGCAAAATGATCGGTATCATCTCACACGTGGAGGCGCTGAAAGAACGTATCAGCACCCAGGTCAAAATTCAGAAATTAGCTGGTGGGGTGAGTAAGGTAGAGGTTGTTGGATGGTAA
- a CDS encoding DegT/DnrJ/EryC1/StrS family aminotransferase, which produces MALQVPYVAFRDWPAGITQQVEQAVLKVMREQQYILGPDVNAFEDAFAKFLGADFAIGVGNGFDALVLALKSVGVGPGDEVIVPANTFIATANAVVHLGAVPVLAEPDQQTCNLTAETAEKHITSKTKAIVVVHLYGQTCEMEKLQQLCKSYNLKLVEDAAQAHGVKYNNQFAGTFGDAAAFSFYPTKNLGASGDGGAVVTSDPELAAFMYRYRNYGQQEKYHNELIGINSRLDTLQAAILKIKLQHLHQLNQERQRLAGVYLQELQSISDLTLPVTADHCGHVYHIFTIRTSHRDELQSYLQQQGMQTAIHYPVPIHLQQAYRFLNYKTGDFPVTEELANTCLSLPLFPGMTAAEQEQVIRSVKSFFV; this is translated from the coding sequence GTGGCATTACAGGTACCATATGTAGCTTTCAGAGACTGGCCGGCAGGTATAACGCAGCAGGTAGAGCAAGCTGTGCTTAAGGTAATGCGTGAGCAACAGTACATTCTAGGGCCTGATGTGAATGCTTTTGAAGATGCCTTTGCGAAGTTTCTAGGGGCTGATTTTGCGATAGGAGTAGGCAATGGTTTTGATGCCCTGGTACTTGCTTTAAAGTCGGTGGGTGTTGGCCCGGGAGATGAAGTGATAGTGCCGGCTAATACGTTTATTGCTACCGCCAATGCTGTCGTGCATCTAGGCGCTGTACCTGTGCTGGCCGAGCCCGATCAACAAACCTGTAACCTGACTGCTGAAACTGCCGAGAAACACATCACCTCCAAAACCAAAGCTATAGTTGTTGTGCATCTGTACGGGCAAACCTGCGAGATGGAGAAGCTTCAGCAACTATGCAAAAGCTATAATTTAAAACTAGTTGAGGATGCTGCGCAGGCACACGGAGTGAAATACAATAACCAGTTTGCAGGAACCTTCGGAGATGCCGCCGCCTTCAGTTTTTACCCGACCAAAAACCTGGGAGCCTCAGGCGATGGTGGCGCAGTGGTCACATCAGATCCCGAGTTGGCCGCTTTTATGTATCGTTACCGCAACTATGGGCAGCAGGAAAAATACCACAACGAACTTATCGGCATAAACTCCCGCCTCGACACACTGCAGGCTGCCATACTTAAAATAAAACTACAGCACCTGCACCAGCTAAACCAGGAGCGGCAACGACTGGCGGGCGTTTATCTGCAGGAACTTCAATCTATAAGTGATCTTACATTACCTGTTACAGCAGACCATTGCGGACATGTGTATCACATCTTTACTATCCGTACATCGCATCGCGATGAGCTTCAAAGTTATCTGCAGCAACAAGGCATGCAAACGGCAATCCATTATCCGGTTCCCATTCATCTGCAGCAGGCCTATCGTTTCCTGAACTATAAAACAGGCGACTTTCCGGTTACAGAAGAACTTGCCAATACCTGTTTAAGTCTGCCTCTTTTCCCGGGGATGACAGCAGCCGAACAGGAGCAGGTGATACGTAGTGTGAAAAGCTTTTTTGTCTGA
- a CDS encoding sugar 3,4-ketoisomerase produces the protein MPKLDLFTILNRITLSDSPYLISFEQVGSAAAGVLTSTQFADKLPFAVKRVFWIQGTPTEVTRGHHANKTTKEVLVALTGTIKIKAETSTGINEFGLSSADRGLYIPALCWTELTFTEGTIALCLASTDFDEQDYLRDYEVFKKLIGKL, from the coding sequence TTGCCTAAATTAGATTTATTTACAATACTTAACCGCATCACGTTGTCAGATTCTCCTTACTTGATTTCTTTTGAGCAGGTTGGCAGTGCCGCCGCAGGGGTGCTTACGTCCACGCAGTTTGCCGATAAATTGCCTTTTGCAGTTAAGCGCGTATTCTGGATACAAGGCACGCCAACCGAAGTCACACGCGGACATCATGCCAATAAAACCACCAAAGAAGTACTGGTAGCCCTTACCGGAACTATAAAAATTAAAGCCGAAACAAGTACTGGAATAAATGAGTTCGGGCTTTCATCTGCAGACAGGGGATTATACATTCCGGCCTTATGCTGGACCGAGTTAACTTTTACCGAAGGAACTATAGCTCTCTGCCTGGCAAGTACAGATTTTGATGAACAGGATTACCTTCGGGATTATGAAGTGTTTAAGAAGCTGATCGGGAAATTATGA
- a CDS encoding IMPACT family protein: protein MQDTYRTIASPTESIYKEKGSKFLAFAYPVYSEEEIKEHLAELRKKYFDARHHCYAYSLGADKSRYRANDDGEPNHSAGDPILGQIRSADLSNVLVVVVRYFGGTKLGVSGLISAYKTATADAIAEATIIEKHETILLQVNFEYPQMNDVMSLVKEYNLDVRNQQFELACILTIEVRKQLQEEITAKLESIEGVCVELVS, encoded by the coding sequence ATACAGGATACGTACCGAACTATAGCCTCGCCTACCGAAAGCATTTACAAAGAAAAAGGAAGCAAGTTTCTGGCCTTTGCTTATCCGGTATATTCTGAAGAGGAAATAAAAGAGCACCTGGCTGAACTTCGCAAAAAGTACTTCGATGCACGCCACCATTGTTATGCTTATAGTTTAGGAGCTGATAAAAGCCGTTACCGTGCCAACGACGATGGCGAGCCCAATCACTCCGCCGGCGATCCTATTCTCGGCCAGATACGCTCTGCTGATCTGAGTAATGTGCTCGTGGTGGTAGTGCGTTATTTTGGTGGTACTAAACTGGGCGTAAGCGGCCTGATCAGCGCCTACAAAACTGCCACCGCCGACGCTATCGCAGAAGCCACCATCATCGAAAAACATGAAACCATCCTGTTACAGGTAAACTTCGAATATCCCCAGATGAACGACGTCATGAGTCTTGTAAAAGAATATAACCTGGACGTCAGAAATCAACAGTTCGAGCTCGCCTGTATTTTAACTATAGAAGTAAGAAAACAGCTACAAGAAGAAATAACCGCCAAACTGGAAAGTATTGAAGGGGTTTGTGTGGAGTTAGTGAGTTGA
- a CDS encoding PQQ-like beta-propeller repeat protein, with protein MLKRLFFYFIGFVVLASLAYYGFSRWQASKEKVDLWAIVPESAALVIESNNHQALANHLQKTELWQQLEVLPIMQEFEENMAVLDSVSPSKLRLNRFFNEKTILTSVHVTSKTSLNFVFYIPVNSVGEHRFLRTITENISRNPDFEQTSRQYNGVLLTEVHYKPLDLHYTYFSYHNNMVLSASSALIEEVVRRAALDNPASVAAEYKNANYLEQPDVYANVYVNNRQIPALLNLFLKDEIMPQVQYLSSLCRSGMLQLKLDENKISLNGFSNPELLKGSMHNNLLAVKPKPILVKKYLPTRTAVMLHFGVQQIARVKQLNPKARPTANDATIDSLANTFKQELVLAYLETNTTRNSPEKVLYALSGNKPQTLKLLQKLNSDRAQKSRLYTGMYGGYKVQEMAVPELPEKLFGEMFSGFEQVYIVELDKYILFTDELSTAHALIDDILAEKVWSKSPVQLALQGELLQEANFSFYINTVNAWYILNRYTSEEERESLLQASSFIKKFNQVSLQYAKVEGQYYTSIVIRKQESGNAAESNYNTVFSMPFDSRLVSRPYPVQNVVDKSYEVVVQDSTYTLYNITADGKRTWTDSLGSTVRGTIKQLPIGPDNRLRYLFASSNRIHAINNQGEPLENFPFNLTDSLNIQRLTILDYDRSGNYSLLVDDDLGNLYMYDIRGNAIQGWQPRRLEHKLAADPQHLRIGTRDVILVLLENGYVYALNKNGDTYQGFPFSLKSPVTSGAVAKVGADLRRTELKTVTRYGEVITFNLQGRVLRRDKLPRPSKRAMFEMVQAGNDDKSFVFVRQEQGKVAVFNQEQKLLFEKRFVTSAPKLVQYYNFGGDNVIYAITETGPQKTYLYDAAGRLIGGNALDSSQPVTIYHNEAENSFSLYKVYQRELQKINFRLKR; from the coding sequence ATGCTGAAACGGCTTTTTTTCTACTTTATCGGGTTTGTAGTGCTGGCATCGCTGGCATACTATGGCTTTAGCCGCTGGCAGGCCTCCAAGGAGAAGGTAGATCTTTGGGCGATTGTGCCGGAAAGCGCTGCCCTTGTAATAGAAAGCAATAACCACCAGGCACTGGCCAACCACCTGCAGAAAACAGAGCTCTGGCAGCAGTTGGAGGTGCTGCCGATTATGCAGGAGTTTGAGGAGAACATGGCGGTGCTGGATAGCGTTTCACCAAGTAAACTGCGCCTGAACCGTTTTTTCAACGAAAAGACCATTCTTACCTCGGTACATGTTACCAGCAAAACCTCGCTTAATTTTGTTTTCTATATCCCTGTAAATTCTGTTGGCGAACACCGCTTCCTGAGAACTATAACCGAAAACATTTCCCGCAACCCGGATTTTGAGCAGACCTCGCGGCAATATAATGGCGTGTTGCTAACCGAAGTACATTACAAGCCACTTGACCTGCACTATACCTATTTCTCGTATCATAACAACATGGTCCTGAGTGCGTCATCGGCACTGATAGAAGAAGTGGTACGCCGCGCTGCATTAGATAACCCTGCATCGGTAGCAGCCGAATATAAAAATGCAAATTACCTGGAGCAGCCCGATGTTTACGCTAATGTGTATGTTAACAACCGGCAAATTCCTGCATTGCTCAACCTGTTTCTGAAAGATGAAATAATGCCGCAGGTGCAGTACCTGAGCAGCCTTTGCCGCAGTGGCATGTTGCAGCTTAAACTCGATGAGAACAAAATATCCCTGAACGGTTTCTCTAACCCCGAGCTTCTGAAGGGCTCGATGCACAACAACCTGCTGGCTGTAAAGCCTAAGCCTATTCTTGTAAAAAAATATTTGCCAACCCGCACCGCGGTTATGCTGCATTTCGGGGTACAGCAAATTGCACGTGTAAAGCAGCTGAACCCAAAGGCCAGGCCAACTGCCAACGATGCAACTATAGATAGCCTGGCCAATACTTTTAAGCAGGAGCTTGTGCTGGCTTACCTCGAGACCAATACCACGCGCAACAGCCCCGAAAAAGTGCTGTATGCCTTATCAGGCAATAAACCACAGACACTGAAGCTCCTTCAGAAGTTAAACTCAGACAGGGCACAAAAAAGCAGGCTGTATACAGGCATGTATGGTGGCTACAAAGTGCAGGAGATGGCTGTTCCTGAATTGCCCGAAAAGCTGTTTGGAGAGATGTTTTCCGGCTTTGAGCAGGTTTATATAGTAGAGCTGGATAAGTACATTTTATTTACGGATGAGCTGAGTACGGCGCATGCGCTGATAGATGATATTCTGGCTGAGAAGGTGTGGAGCAAATCGCCGGTGCAGCTGGCCCTGCAAGGCGAACTATTACAGGAAGCCAACTTCAGTTTTTACATCAATACTGTAAATGCCTGGTATATTTTAAACCGCTACACTTCCGAAGAAGAGCGCGAAAGTCTGTTGCAGGCCTCTTCGTTCATCAAGAAGTTTAACCAGGTAAGTTTACAATATGCCAAAGTAGAAGGGCAGTACTATACCAGCATCGTTATCCGGAAACAGGAAAGCGGCAACGCAGCCGAGAGTAACTATAATACGGTGTTCTCGATGCCTTTTGACAGCAGGCTTGTTTCGCGGCCTTACCCAGTGCAGAATGTTGTTGATAAAAGCTACGAAGTAGTGGTGCAGGATTCCACTTATACACTTTACAACATAACCGCAGACGGAAAACGTACCTGGACTGATAGTTTGGGCAGCACAGTGCGCGGAACAATAAAACAATTGCCAATTGGCCCGGATAACAGGCTCCGTTACCTTTTTGCCTCATCCAACCGCATCCATGCCATTAATAACCAGGGCGAGCCATTAGAGAATTTTCCGTTTAACCTCACTGATTCCCTGAATATTCAGCGCCTGACCATACTGGACTACGACCGAAGCGGTAACTATAGTTTGCTGGTTGATGATGACCTGGGTAACCTGTACATGTACGACATCAGGGGGAATGCCATTCAAGGCTGGCAACCGCGCCGCCTCGAGCATAAACTGGCCGCCGACCCGCAACACCTGCGCATTGGTACCCGCGATGTGATACTGGTGCTGCTGGAAAATGGCTATGTTTATGCGCTGAACAAAAATGGCGATACCTACCAGGGATTTCCGTTCAGCTTAAAGTCACCGGTTACGAGTGGGGCAGTGGCTAAAGTTGGTGCAGACCTGCGCCGAACCGAACTTAAAACGGTAACCCGTTACGGCGAGGTAATTACCTTTAACCTGCAGGGCCGCGTGCTGCGCCGTGATAAACTGCCCAGGCCAAGCAAGCGTGCGATGTTTGAAATGGTGCAGGCTGGCAATGACGACAAATCGTTTGTTTTTGTAAGGCAGGAGCAGGGTAAAGTGGCTGTATTTAACCAGGAACAGAAGTTGTTATTCGAGAAACGCTTTGTTACATCGGCCCCTAAACTGGTGCAGTACTATAACTTCGGAGGCGACAATGTCATCTATGCTATCACAGAAACAGGCCCTCAGAAAACATACCTTTACGATGCAGCCGGCAGGTTAATTGGTGGCAATGCGTTGGATAGCAGTCAGCCGGTTACCATCTACCACAACGAAGCTGAAAACAGCTTCTCGCTTTACAAAGTGTACCAAAGAGAGCTGCAAAAGATAAATTTCAGATTAAAGCGGTAG
- a CDS encoding universal stress protein, with protein sequence MFKILVPVDLTESAYKACNFALTFANQAPEATVVILHCYQDYLEEPTGEGMISESNVTSEIITDHVLRRNQTDAQEKLDELYQSLKAMNKNPYLHLERVFMYGMPEDLVPEEVQRFKPDLLVMATKGESNLARTFFGTISTNIAQDVNVPLLTVPETYEGTTIKRVLYATDFDKEDAQTLEAIQQLLLPFSPVIECVHVAEEPTRSDNKKLEELRSKLQQTAQTNISYTLLDGDDVSDALQKFVSEQAIDMVALTSRSRTLLGSLLNPSLTKRLMLESQVPLLIFHASDKE encoded by the coding sequence ATGTTTAAAATACTGGTACCTGTCGATCTTACGGAAAGCGCTTACAAAGCCTGCAACTTTGCCCTAACATTTGCCAACCAGGCACCCGAAGCAACCGTGGTCATACTCCACTGTTACCAGGATTACCTTGAAGAACCTACCGGCGAAGGCATGATTTCGGAAAGCAATGTCACCTCAGAAATCATAACAGACCATGTACTGCGCCGTAACCAGACCGATGCCCAGGAAAAGCTCGATGAACTATACCAGTCGCTGAAAGCCATGAATAAAAATCCGTACCTGCACCTGGAGCGCGTGTTTATGTATGGCATGCCCGAAGACCTGGTACCGGAAGAAGTGCAGCGTTTTAAACCGGATCTGCTGGTAATGGCTACGAAAGGCGAATCTAACCTGGCCCGTACATTTTTCGGAACCATCTCCACCAATATTGCCCAGGACGTTAATGTGCCCCTGCTAACCGTACCCGAAACCTACGAGGGCACCACCATTAAACGGGTACTGTATGCCACTGATTTTGATAAGGAAGATGCCCAAACGTTGGAAGCGATACAGCAATTACTGCTACCCTTTAGCCCGGTTATAGAGTGCGTGCATGTGGCCGAAGAACCAACCCGAAGCGATAATAAAAAGCTTGAAGAACTACGCAGCAAATTACAGCAAACCGCTCAAACCAATATCAGTTACACGTTACTGGATGGCGATGACGTGTCTGATGCGCTGCAGAAATTTGTATCCGAACAGGCTATTGACATGGTGGCCTTAACCAGCCGCTCCCGTACCTTGCTCGGCTCCCTGCTAAACCCCAGCTTAACCAAAAGGCTTATGCTGGAGTCGCAGGTTCCGTTACTTATTTTTCATGCTTCGGATAAGGAGTAG
- a CDS encoding ATP-grasp domain-containing protein produces MQIQQIALITCESLGNYTANADSEDERLYQFLKGKGLPVTWQVWDDANVDWSQFGALIIKSPWDYFDKIAAFYSWLDKVETAGCKVLNPVKTLRWNADKLYFKAMEAAGVTIVPTVWLEQGNTFNAQAAFEELGSEKIIVKPRVSGGAKNTFALTIDEAEAKTSEINQLLQHEPFLAQPFIEEIKTEGEWSFIFFGGNYSHTVLKTAKPGDFRVQHFFGGTIHTPTPPAALLATAQTIVDAFAKDCLYARVDGVTLNNELVLMELELIEPFLFLGTSEGSLERYYQALMARLQ; encoded by the coding sequence ATGCAAATACAACAAATAGCGCTGATAACTTGTGAAAGCCTTGGTAACTATACCGCAAATGCCGACTCAGAAGATGAGCGTTTATACCAGTTTCTGAAGGGAAAAGGCCTGCCCGTTACGTGGCAGGTGTGGGATGACGCAAACGTGGACTGGAGCCAATTTGGTGCCCTGATCATTAAATCGCCGTGGGATTATTTTGACAAGATAGCTGCGTTTTATAGTTGGCTGGATAAGGTAGAAACCGCAGGCTGTAAGGTGCTGAACCCTGTGAAAACGTTGCGCTGGAACGCCGACAAACTATATTTTAAGGCTATGGAAGCCGCTGGGGTAACTATAGTTCCGACGGTTTGGCTGGAGCAGGGAAATACATTTAATGCGCAGGCAGCTTTTGAAGAACTCGGAAGTGAGAAAATTATAGTTAAACCACGCGTAAGCGGCGGCGCTAAAAATACGTTTGCCTTAACTATAGATGAAGCCGAAGCCAAAACTTCAGAAATAAACCAGCTGTTGCAACACGAGCCTTTCCTGGCGCAACCGTTCATCGAAGAAATAAAAACAGAAGGGGAGTGGTCGTTTATTTTCTTTGGTGGCAACTATAGCCACACGGTACTTAAAACAGCCAAGCCCGGTGACTTTAGGGTGCAGCACTTTTTTGGCGGAACCATACATACCCCAACTCCTCCTGCTGCCTTACTGGCCACCGCGCAAACTATAGTTGATGCCTTTGCGAAAGACTGCCTGTATGCCCGTGTAGATGGCGTAACGCTTAACAATGAACTGGTACTGATGGAGCTTGAACTGATTGAGCCCTTCCTGTTCCTGGGTACATCAGAAGGCAGTTTAGAGCGCTATTACCAGGCGTTAATGGCCCGGCTGCAGTAA
- the dtd gene encoding D-aminoacyl-tRNA deacylase codes for MRVVIQRVTQASVTIKGQVKGEIGLGLLVLAGFCPTDTDEDLKWTASKIAQLRIFSDADDKMNLSVLDVYGEILVISQFTLFANTKKGNRPSYINAAPPTIAIPLYEKFIAYLEAALGKKVQTGEFGADMKVALLNDGPVTITIDSQNKE; via the coding sequence ATGCGTGTAGTCATTCAACGGGTAACACAGGCCTCTGTAACTATTAAGGGACAGGTAAAAGGCGAGATAGGTCTGGGATTACTGGTACTGGCCGGCTTCTGCCCTACCGATACCGATGAAGACCTGAAATGGACAGCATCTAAAATTGCCCAGCTCCGAATCTTCAGCGACGCCGATGACAAAATGAACCTGAGTGTGCTGGATGTATATGGTGAGATATTGGTTATCAGCCAGTTTACATTATTTGCCAACACTAAAAAAGGGAACCGCCCTTCTTACATCAACGCTGCCCCGCCAACTATAGCCATTCCGCTTTACGAAAAGTTTATAGCTTACCTGGAGGCTGCCTTAGGCAAAAAAGTACAGACCGGCGAATTTGGTGCCGACATGAAAGTAGCTTTACTGAACGATGGACCGGTAACGATAACAATAGATTCTCAGAACAAAGAATAA